The following nucleotide sequence is from Cucumis melo cultivar AY chromosome 1, USDA_Cmelo_AY_1.0, whole genome shotgun sequence.
GTAAACGATATAAATCACCTGGAAATGATGAGTCATGTAATGATCGTAAAGGAAGTGTCAACCTTCCACACGATTCACCAATTACATCAGTGGATTCGCACGTGCTTCTTTAAGGTCGCTGAACTGCTTGAAATGTCGATGGTTTTCTCCCCTGAATTCTTTCCACTTGCTGAGCATTTTAATGCTCAATAAAATGAGTAAGCTCTGAATTCCTTCAAGTTGCTGAGGATTAGTTTTCTACATATGTAGGTTTAACATATATGTTGAGTAATTTACAAACTTACCTGCAGGCCGCCCTTGACGACCTTGATGTACTTTTGAGGTACATCGGCCCACTTGAAGGCATTGATCAGAAATGTGTTTCGCGTTAACACACCGATAGCGTAGCTGAACCAAAAGGCATGTGGCAAGATGGGCTTGTCCTCTCCTAGGGCGATCAATATAGGGATCTTCCCATATTACTGTATGTACCACTCAAACTTTAAGTTTTAGGAGTGCTGACATCTCTTCAGAGTGGCAGTGGGAGTAAGTTGAGGGACTTAGTTACCGATTCAAGTGTTTATGTAATGAGACTAACTGGAAGTGTCACCCGTCGATGACGATCCTTCCGCATTATTGAACGTGTTTTCCAACTCTAAGTACATATCTACCTCATGAAAACCATTAGGAAATAACATAATTCCTATAGACATAAAAAccaaaaaatgttaaaataaatGTGAGTATCTCTAACTAAATGTATAGAATAATGACTAATGTGTATACGAGAAGAAAACACTATTGTTCATCGTTACTTGATTCGCTTTAAGGTGATGataattgttcatcatcatcatttatGAAGTTTTCAACGACATGATGCACATTCGATCTTTCTATCACTGTAGGATCGACTTCATCCCTacacagagtgtcatcctcaatgTGTTCGTCCACACGATGTCCGACCATGATTTCCAATACATTAAGTTGCTCGTTCGCAATATTTTCGAATTCTAGCACGTCCCATATACGTTTATTTTGGACGACTTGAATAACTCTTCAATTGATACCATTTTTTAGGTCCTTGAGATAAAACACTTGATGTGTCTGGGTTGCGAGACCGGTTCCTTAGTGAACCAAAAACAAGACGTGATGATTGATTTGTAACCTAAATCCACCTATGTCCTATGGTTTTTGCTGCTGTTTGTGTCGAACCATCTATACTTGAATAGCCAAGCACATCATCCAAGTGGATATTAAACGTGTAACACTTCATTTAAAATACCATAGAAATTGTTCTCGACACTTCCACCTCCACTACCTTCACCGACTACCATGACTCCACTGTTTTATGTAGTGCATTAGAAATAATGCTCTAACATGTGGAATCGTATCCCACCAAAAATGCATCCATTGTAAGAACAAACCTCAAGTGACGATCCCATCGCGAGTCAGAAGAATTCTTGATACAGGTTTTCTCTCTCACGCATTTCTATAACCTGAAATTGATGTAaatgattatatataaatatttttgttgtcTCTTATTCTATATCTACCCCACTATTAAGCGACATGTCATTCTCCAAACATTCCTTCATTTCTTCTACGTGTTCAATTTCAGATTGTAGATCATGAAGCATACcaaatattttgttttcttcacGAAAAAGGTTACTGCTAGTTCATTCATTAAAAGGGTTACTATTGTTAGTTCCTTCATTAAATCTTTGTATACCTCTATGCAAGTTCACGAGCTCTCTATGATACACCCAGTCTGTATAggagggggatattccaatggTTAATAGATGTCACTCCACACACTTCAATGAGtcccaatttgagttcatacatctcttgcatggacaccttgtTCATCTGTAATTATCAACGTGATACTTTTCAAGGTCTAAAATTGGGACACTCCCTCTCTGTACTCAACTGAGAACtcatttctaagtttcatcaatcccttgtccatcgttaaaagtcctaaaacataaataagttTGAATAGTCTTATATTCCTCCTCTCAAATGCTCCAACTTACTCGAACTTACTCCATGAATACGCTATGCCTAATCTCCTAACTTTCactaaaattaagtttaaaacTACCTCACACTTCCAACATACCTAGCAATTCCAACATACTTCATTAAAAGCTACATAGCTAAGAACCCCCAAAACTAcaacaaattaaaaattaattttgaaatgaaaaggctaccataactgcaaggaTAGCCATAAAACAtatcaaccacaaattacatcAACCTTCTTACAAGCTATCTAtttccaacaaacaaaacaataaaaaaaatgcaaacaattttaaattcaaattcaatatcaaattcaaattttaaattcaaactaaacacaatatcaaattcaatcttaaattctaataaatcacaatctcaaattcaatttcaaattcaatAAACAACTTCTCAATTCAATATAACCCCCTCTCAAATTCAATATACCCCACAAATCTCAACACATTATAATTACTTATAAATCTCGAATTCAATCTCAAAGTCAATCTTAAATCCTAAGAATTcaaattaaatactaaaatcTCAAACTAATTCAAATCTaaatctaaattctaaaactatttcaaaatctaaattgtaaaacaaatcctaaaactaattaactaaactaaaactaaaactaaaacaatAAAGAGCATGCAATAcacacatttttttaattttaaaacaaataaacataaaaaataaccTTGAATGGTTGTGGTGGCAGACAAATAGGACGATGAGGGAGGACGGTAGGCGGCGGAGAACTCCAACGGCGACAACGACGGACGACTGACGATGGATGGCAAATGACAATCTCTCCCCATCTCTCTCGATAatctctcttcctcttcttttctttgCATTGTGTGTTCTATGAACACATAACTCAAATATATAGGACTTTTCTCGACTCACCTCGAAAACGTTGTGAAAACCATCTTTCCCCGACGTCATGATGTGAAACATTGAGAATAGTTCCAACCAATTTCGACATTTCACTAATGTCGTCTATATTGGTTGGAACTATCCACAAGGTCATGCAGGGACGTCAAGGAATATTAAGTagttaaattattgttttaattttcCCTACGCCATAAAGTGAAACGTTGGGGATATTACCAACCAATCCCAATATTTTCCTAATGGTGCGGTATTGGTTGGCTCTATCCTCGAGCCATGCAAACACATCAGggaaaattaaataattgaattattatttaaattttccCGATGCTTTCGACGTAAACGTCCACCATCCCCAATGTTCCTACATAAACAACGGGGAACATTAAACagttaaatatatttttcactTTCCCCCGACTCCATGGTATTAGATAAACTTcacaataaattttaaaaaattaaattggtTAAGCAATCCTGACATCTTTATTAGGACGTCGGGACGGCCCATCCATATTGATGCTCCTTCGTATGTGTCGGAAATGGTAGGACATTCTCGACGTGATTTATGACATCAAAAATCTtttgatttcttgtagtgatctGCATCCTCATCCTTGGAGATCTTGCTTCGTGAATACATGCAGAGGAATGATTCCCTTCTGTAGAGCCAAGCCACATCCATTAAGAATCTGGAACTACAATTGAGGCAGTTAACCAACTATTTCTCCGATAGGCCAAAAGAATCACTCACAAGAAATACTAAAATGCCTAACCAATCAGGAGGGTTTGGAAAAGAGAATTTTTAAGTAGTGACACTAAGAAGCGGAAGGAATTTGACCATCTGTGACCTTAAATCTGAATGTAGAAATTCCACTTTTACTTCTACCGTCGAGATCGTCAACTCAAGTAACAATTCTGATCCTTTAAATTTCTCTTTAACTAATAATATTTCTTCCTCGCAGAATAACAACGTACCAAATAAGGAAGTGGAGAGCATGAGGTGAGATAAATAATGCGGTGAAGCGTCTAAACAGGCGACAAGCTCGAATCCTTTGTTGGCTCTTTCATTTCTTGGTCGTCTAAAGAAAAAAGGCGACAAACAACAATTTTACaagtttttgaactttttgaaaCAACTTCACATCAACATCAAATTTGTTGATGCTTTAGAGTAGATGCCTTTTTATGTTAAGCTCCTTAAAGACATCTTGGCAAAGAAAAGATGGTTGAATGATTGTTAGACAATGGCTCTAAGGCAGGCAACAAGTGACATCTTCAAAACTATGATACCGGAAAAGATGTAGACCCTAGAAGTTTCACAGTACCTTGTTCGATAGGTGGAATGCATTTGGGTCGTGCTCTATACGACCTTGAGGCAAACATCAATTTAATGCCTCTTTCTATCTTCAAGAAATTAGAGATACGAGTGGTTCAACCAACTGATATGAGGCTTCAGTTTGCTGACAGATACATTCAAAAGCATGAGGGCAAAATTAAAGACATTTTGGTGAAGGTGGACAAGGTTCTGTTTCCGCAGACTTCGTTATTGTGTACTACAAAGCTAATCAGAAGGTGTTAATCATTTTGGGACGACCATTTCTGTCAAGTGGTTGTGCCCTCAAAGACGTCAACCAAGGAGAGTTGACAATGTGTTTTAATGATGAAGAAGTTAAGTTCAACGTTGTCAATGTGATGAAGTTCCTCACTTATAATGAAACCTGCAGCGTGATAGAGTCCCTTGGGTGGGACTACTGCAAGGAAGAAGCATATAATGAACTATTCAGCATTGAAGAATTCATTGAGGATGAGGACCCTAATTATGTACTGGAAGAAGTGAACGTTGTGTCTGGCGAAAGGAAGTTTGAGCCTTTGGGTCTACAAACCAAAGGCGATAAGAAGTAAAAGCTATCAGTTGAAGAACCTCAAGAGTTAGAGCTCAAGCCTTTAGCGAACCACCTGAAGTATGGATATTTGATGGAGAATGACACCCAACCATTTGAAGTATGCATATTTGACAGAGAATGACACTCTGCCGCAGAGAAAGAGATGTTATTGAAAATGTTGAAATGCTATAAGAAGGTAATATGATGGACTCTAGAGGCACAAGTTCATCCTACTGCATGCATAAGATCAGGTTAAAGAAGGGTCAAGAGAGCACCATTCAATTCCAGAGACAATTAAACCTCAAAATGAAAGAAGTCGTCAAGAAAGAGATCATCAAATGCCTTGATGCGTGAGTTATTTATCCAATCTCAGACAGTGAATGAGTTAGCCCAGTTCAATGCATTCCAAAGAAAGATGGGATGACTGTTGTGAAGAATGAGAATCATGAATTGATCCCAATGAGAACCTTCACAGGGTGGAGAATTTGTATGGTTACCACAAGCTAAATGCGACAACAAAGAAAGACCACTTCTTCTTGTCTTTCATTGACCAGATGTTGGACAGGCTTGCTGGAAAGGAATTTTATTGCTTTCTAGGTGGATTCTATGGGTATAACAAGATCACAATTGCACTAGGAGACTGGCACAATACTACTTTCACATGTTCTTATGGCACATTTTTATTTTCCCACATGCCTTTCTGCTTGTGCAATGCGCCAGGGACATTCCAAATGTTACGCCACGTCCCAAGAGTTTCTTCTCACAACCCAGTGGAGGCGTGCCGCCTAAACCTTTATTGCGTACTTCTCGCAAGGTAACGCTCTAAACAATTAGTAAGCAGAACAACTTTCTCTTTACTTTCACTTAAATGTCAAGCTTTCTTAACACCAGGTAGCGGAATACAACAACTGAAAATTTCACTAACATATCCTTGACATTGAGTTCTCTTTTACTTTTCATCCATTTATGCGATATACACAGATGATACAATGAAATAAGTACAaaacttctctttattaacttaacactttataTAAATGATATTTAGACTTTTCCTTACAACGAGACTTAACTAATGTTAGCCGTCCTCGCATATCACAACTTTTCTAACTTCGACGGCTGGCTGGCTCACCTCATTGTGGAGCAATGCACCTTATACCTTAACTTAGCTTTCATACTTAAGATTCATCCTTTACTTGGCTTCAACACTTAACAACTTGCAGAggggaaaacttaaaacataattcaaagacttagtgagtgagaGATTTGGAAATAGCTTTTTGAGGAATACAAAGAAGTCACATAAAGCACTTTTTCAATTTCATAACACAAGCTCTACACGCCTCTTTTCCCACATCATATAAATCACGCGTTAACTCTCTTATTCCTTTCACCTCAGTTCATGAATCCTACCTTCACCAAGACTACTGGGATTCTTTCTAGCCAACATCCTGCATTTAAACTACTGTGATGTTCACTCCACCACAACACTTAGGATTTCCTCGATTCATTTCTATTAGACCAGACATCCACACGATGCCGACACATATTATATGCATACCACATAATAGAAGTTCAAAACAACAAGATTAAGGTGCTTATACACAGTCATCACATGGAGATcatccattttctcttttcaattAGCACAACAATAATATCAATAAAACCATAACATATAAAGACATACTCGACAAAATTTGCATAACTATAGACTCAGAAGGAATGCTTACATAAATTTCATCCATGAAATCTTTCATTTATTCACAAGGTTATTCTTAAAGCACTATTTTAATGAGAGAACACCGACATAACACTGACATTGTTTTGTGCGTCGTGAACACTCTCATTTCCTATAGACTTTCCCATAAAGCTAAAATAGACCCATTGAATTTGAAAACGGAAGGAGCTGACTGTGGCATACAGTTAGCCGATGCTTTTACCTAGATagccttttatgtaaaataataaagtctaaccgaataagaatagaagaaaacaaGGGGAAAAGTAGGCGATTTGATTAACCTATGAATAACATTGTGCAAAAGAACCTCATCCCTGATTTACTGCATTTTTTGTGCTTTACCGCAGAATTATAGGCAAAAGAAGTGGAGCTCGGTGGTATAATAATTACTCGAGGAGACGTGTCCAACAAATGCGACACAAGCAAGTAAGCTAGGCTTTTTGATGCACCAGTAGACAATTTTGGTTGGCGCAAAAGTCAAAGAAATGCCAAAAGAACGTTTGCATGGGGCTGATGCAATTTTCAGAGGTATTAATGGCACGTGGAATGTCTTGTCAACCTCACTCCTTGCGTATAAATAGATATCACCATTTTAGAACTTGGTGTGCACATTTGGCTGAAGAGCAAGCTCAAAGATCGTCtaccttcttccttcccttgagttttaggtgagagcttagaacaaaagagagagagagttcaTCCCCTCGATTTTCCCTTCACAGATAGGAAAAAAATCAGAGCCAAGGAGTATGAGAATCATACTCTAAGGCGTAACCCCTTCTTTTGTATtctattttatctttttcttggCCAAGGAGTATAAGATGTACATCATGGCTGAGAGGACTaaagttatatttatgaaagtcgtgcattttttctttcattctctcatCTTTCTTTTACATTTCATGATTCAATCAATTTGATTAGGTTGTGAGCaaagaaatgtgtttttaataacTAAAGAATCATAGAATTTTCATTATGAGTTATGTTGAGTTAAATGCAGATGTCAAAGCATTATACTCGAGAGAAGAACATTGATATTCATTGTAATCACCTGACAAGTGAGAACACGCATTTAGCTAAGCAAGTGGTGAGAAGGTTGTAGCGATATAATCTTGTCGCCAAGTTTGTCATTCACATACATTGCAGAGATACCAATGTGTGTGGCGAAAGCACCGAGAGGTTACCCACCTTTATCAAGGATAAATTGCTAATAATGAATCCAAGACGGTTAAATataaatcatagcttaactttatGTATTTGGATCTCGAGAGGCAAGCAAGTATGGTATAGGCACCGAAAGGTCGCTCGCCCTAATTCAAAGTTAATATATGCTTTGTATCGCCTTTAATTACTAAAACACTACTCCTTGCAATTAGATAATTAAACTTTCCTTCCTCGCCATGTTCACCTTGCACCGCCAAACACTATAGTGTAATTAATTAGGATAAAAGTATACTATGCATAACAATACTACATAGCTTATACCACATGACTTTAGTTGCACGTTAAGACATTTTAGAGcttacactagaagaaatatggtctttaatgtcgggtggaaaaaatgaaaaataagctttaatgtcggttttcaaaaggcggatgtttaatgtcggtttaaaaccgacattaaagctttatctttaatgtcggtttaaaaccgacattaaacatcatgttttttagaaccgacattaaaggtctttttattttattttttatttttttaattttgtaaaaagttgaatttttctctctcttactttactcttttctcctttcttctctaccaaaccctacactttactcttttctcctttcttctctaccaaaccctacactttactcttttctcctttcttctctaccaaaccctactaaggttttctctcaacatttcttccctttcttgctttctcaatctcatcactttctcccCTCTCTTCTCTGATCAGTCGCCAACGCGTGTGAACTCGTCGCCGTGCTATCATCGGAGGCAGCTTCTTCCGTTGTCGCATCGCGCTCGTGCCtcatttagaaagaaaaaaggggaTGCATGTGAATACGTCTTCTTTTCGTCAAAGCAAATACCCAACAATTCCTCTTTTAACCGCTCGCCATGCTTAGCTTGCTTCCTGCATTTGGCAGCTCAAATCCATGGAAGAAACTAAggtctcttcttcctttttcacTCATTCTTCCTTTCATTTACGTCCTCGATTTTGTTTCTGTTCCATTACTCTTTCTATCTAATGCTTCTTCTCCCGTTTTCTTCACGCAATCTCTTCATTTCATCAAACACCCCGTTTTCAATTTCAACTAAACTACGAGGGAATTGTTTGTTGTTTGAGTTTCTCCCGGCGATTTGAGTATGGGTTGTTTCTTCAATTTACATCGCAAAACCAAGATTAAGAGAGGGGGAGATTCGGTGAAGGAACTTAATCGAAGTAATAAATCGGATCGTAAACCTACCAATCGAGGGATTGAAGCACTGGAAACTTTGCCTACGCCCCGGAGTATACCTGAGTTGtacaaagaaaaagaacataCTCTGAGAGTTTTCACTTTTGAAGAGCTCAAAATCGCGACTAATGGGTTCAGCAGGTTGCTTAGGATTGGAGAAGGTGGATTTGGGAGCGTATATAAGGGGCAGATTAGGCTTGAAGGTGATCAGGGAGAGGAAATTATAGTTGCTATCAAGCGACTTAAGTCAAATAGCTCACAGGTAATTGCTATCATTTTGTAGCCTTAATTGGTGTCCTTCCTTTTGAGGTTATTGTATATctgattttttagaaaatatttataatattttatgcTTGTGTGCTTCCAGGTCAGGGAAATTGTTGCTGTGTTAGATTTGAAATTGTCCTTTTCCCATTTCATTTTCATGCCTAGTATCTTTCTATTTGGAGCAAATCAATTATATTGCTCGAGGAAATGCCAAAAATGAAGGAGGCTAAAATATGACATATCCAGCATGAATTTTGTTGGTTTActgtatttttatttattttccaatGCATCtcaaaatatgatttttttaactCGTCACCAAAAGTTTGCATCCCCAATGATTGATGACCTTGGAAGCTCAATTATTCCACTACTTAAAAATTGAACATTTCCAGTTTCCTCCTTCCTGACAATGTACAGATTGCTATTAGTTTTCTTAATCTCTTGCTTTAGTTGTGCATGGCTTGGTTGCAACCTGTCAGATTAACCTGCTACGTTTGATCAAGTGTAAAGCTTTGTGTTTGGTATTTGGTTGCAGGTTGATCCAAACACAGGAGTTTCAATGTATGAATCAGATGACATAATCAAGTATCTGGTTCAGAACTATGGTGTGGACTCATCACAATTTATATGATCAATTTGATcctacttttatttttctcattatttcttattGTGTGCTTACTCAATCCTACTTGAGTCCTAGTCTTCATCTTGCTTCAGCAGCGGAAGCTGGAGCTTTGGTGAGTTTAAGACCTTTTTTCCCCCcaatttttcctctttctttttgttgCCTCATTATTGTTTCTTTATCATTTCTAAGTCATGTTTCAAGTCCTTGGTTTTTTTTGTGCTTGTGAACGTCGAACAATTTCCTTATTGCACTAACTAGAAGAATATTTCTATGCCCTCATCATTTTGAACTTCTGTTCTTTATTATATTCACAACTGTGATTGTACTACTTCTCAGGTTTGTTTTTGCACAAATCCAGTTTGGCTTGTGAAAACAAGAATGCAGCTTCAGAGTCCTCTTCATCAAGCTCAACCTTTTTCTGGGCTATATGGTCTGCCTTCTGTCTTTcattcaattaataataatgtgtTCTTTGGGATATACCTTATCCTAGTAAGTTATAAGATCATATGATTTGTACTTCAgttaaatttcaatattttatccACCCCCATCCCCCCTCTCTCTCTCACATACACACACACTCGAACACGCAAACACAGTTGTTTTGTCAGCCATTTTTACCTTGATATTTAGACTTGTCAAGGATTAAAGGCTTTTATGTAAacatgaaaaaacaaaaattaattcatcaacaagagaaaagaataaaaataggGAAACAATAAGAAGGCCAAACCCTCTCATTGAAAGAAGTTTACTTCATCTAGAGACGGAGCTTGAAGAATAGATTTGTTTATTTCCAATGTCTTTCAAACATCAATGAAAAtcccatcattttttttaagcCAGAAATTCTTGATGATGTTAACAGACAAATAAGATCAAAATTCTAGTTTTTTTCTCTCGAAGCTTTATTCTGTGACTAATTGGAGCAAGGTCCATTGGTTCTAGAAGAAGCATAGCATTGGAAGTTAAAAGTAATGTAGATAAGCATTTCCAACTGTTCCGAAAAAAGTACCGTTGAAATTATCTGATCTTGAGCACTGTGATTTCGGGTAATGGACTGAGAGAAAGGTTGTGGAGTGTGCGTAGGTATCTATTTTGTGAGGGTGCACTGTTAGTTCATTTTTAATCTAGAATAGTCTAGGCTTGGAACCTAATGCTAGCTCTTGTTCTATTATTTCCTATTCATGTGATACTATACACATCTATCATGTTTAATTGCAGATGCCTTCAGAACCATTTTGAGAGAGGAAGGTTTTGCTGCTCTTTATAAAGGGATTGTTCCTGGCCTTATGCTTGTAAGCTGTTagattttagtttaattttcttttaactgTTTGCTGTGTGGATCTTATTGCATTAGTTTAATTGGTCTTGTTAGGCATCTCATCTCCCATTTTTTGTACTTTGGCCCTGTTAATAATATCTTCTGTTACCTGTAAAAATTTATCTGTATTTGTGTGTCAGTGTGAGAAACACATATATtagttagttttaaaatttcatgtCTTCCATTCATTATACTGCAATTTTGTTTAATCAAACATGGGCATTACTCTAAAGTTTAATCGAGATTCACCATTATCCCAAACTGAACTACTGTTCATTTGTCCTTTTCTCTCTTTGAGGATTCATTATGGAGTGGGAAAGAGTTCGTACGTTTGTCATAAAAAGACATTCTGTTTACACTATTTCATGGGAACAATTCATAGATGTGTTTTGTTGCTACAGCAGGTTTCTCATGGTGCCATTCAATTTACAGTCTATGAAGAACTCCGTAAAGTTATTGCCAACTCAAGGTCTAAAGGGACCAGAGTCGATGCTCAAAGTTCAGGGGAATTACTGGTACAAATTTTTGGCTTGAGTTTACTCCATTAGATCCTTGGAATGTGAAATGGAAACTCTTAGTCTCTTATTGTGAACTGTCTCTCACACAGAATTCCGGTGATTATGCTGTTCTTGGAGGAACTTCTAAAATTGCTGCCATGCTTTTGACATACCCATTTCAAGTAAATTGAAATTTGCTTTGATGCTGTGAACTGTGGTGTGGTTTTTATAGTCATTTTTCTTAGCTGATTCTTGAGTGACTTGGTTTCAGGTTATTCGAGCTCGGTTGCTACAGTTCAGGAAGAGGAATGTCAAGCCCTTGCTGCATTTGGTGCCTGTTTCCAATATTAATAAttgtttgaagaagcattttcgagacctttaaaatgtcgtgatctttgaatttatataattctgtttggttgcagttaattttacaagcgtgttttcattgttggtggaatcagacttgaataatatgggatttatgtgctttaagatatgaatgggatttattgttgctttaagatatgaatgggatttatgtgcaagtgctaatagcattttcattgttggtggaatcagacttgaataatatggtttcctacgtaatgtgacttgtagtttcaagtttgtagttaatttcacttgttggattcaatgttggtttataaaaaatggacaataatacaacaattaaataaatataaatttctaaaaatggacaaaaacaagcctttgatgtcggttttaaactgacattattggcctctttaatgtcggttttaaaccgacattaaagccaaaccgacattaaagggcttcaataacactatcaaagatgtcggttgaaaaccgacattaaaggcctttaatgtcgtttttaaaccgacattaaagaggcctttaatgtcgtttttaaaccgtcattaaagcccaaccgacattaaaggcctttaataacgctcgcaaagatgtcggttgccaagtgacattaaaggccaaaattcttgtagtgttagATTCTCTGTGTTCTACCCTGGACTTACTAGGAAACCTCTTTTCGCTTGCACTTGGGtgatagagaggaaaacttgtatgaCTTTAGAAATTTTTCAGATATGAATAGGAATGTACCTTTTATCACATGACCCTATTCATCCCCCTTGTAGTTGCTCACTTAGAGCTTAACATGACAAATCCATGATAGAAACATATGCATATAAAATAACAAGTAATAAGACATGGTTACACGTTAAAAGATGCTAATTATCCCTATGCCTTGCTACTTCTTATGATAGAATTTGTTGAGTACAAGTATTCCTTTCGCTTGCCCAAATGTAAGTGAAGTGAAAGGTTTCTTAGATAAGCTAGTGTGAGGTCTTGATCTGAAGAAATGAAGTTTTGTCGAAGAGATCATCGTTGGCATTGTTTGAATAAGCACGAGATGTTCTGCGAGGAAATGATGCATAAAGAGAAAGGCAACGCGACCataaatgcttaagcttaagttCTATCGCAAGATGGCAAGCTATGAGGTCCTAatccaaagaaaaaaagttcTACTGAAAGAGATCTTTGTTGGAAAGTTATCTGAATAAGCATGAGACATTCCGTGAGGAAGGGACGTGAAAAGAAATCCTTAAGTTCTATCACGAGAAGGCAAGTGATGCAATAAAAGTGGATGGAAAAGAAAAGGCCTGCATTTAAGCCAAGAGTTAGGCACTCTGCATAATGACGCGAGAAGAGGTGTCTACAACTGAGGAAGTAGAGGCGAGAAAGTGTCATGTCAAGATGACTTATTCACTCACTAAGGGAAATAAATGTTTGTTGC
It contains:
- the LOC127149830 gene encoding folate transporter 1, chloroplastic-like isoform X2; this translates as MQLQSPLHQAQPFSGLYDAFRTILREEGFAALYKGIVPGLMLQVSHGAIQFTVYEELRKVIANSRSKGTRVDAQSSGELLNSGDYAVLGGTSKIAAMLLTYPFQVIRARLLQFRKRNVKPLLHLVPVSNINNCLKKHFRDL
- the LOC127148721 gene encoding probable serine/threonine-protein kinase PBL19, whose protein sequence is MGCFFNLHRKTKIKRGGDSVKELNRSNKSDRKPTNRGIEALETLPTPRSIPELYKEKEHTLRVFTFEELKIATNGFSRLLRIGEGGFGSVYKGQIRLEGDQGEEIIVAIKRLKSNSSQVDPNTGVSMYESDDIIKYLVQNYGVDSSQFI
- the LOC127149830 gene encoding nicotinamide adenine dinucleotide transporter 1, chloroplastic-like isoform X1, which produces MGITLKFNRDSPLSQTELLFICPFLSLRIHYGVGKSSYVCHKKTFCLHYFMGTIHRCVLLLQQVSHGAIQFTVYEELRKVIANSRSKGTRVDAQSSGELLNSGDYAVLGGTSKIAAMLLTYPFQVIRARLLQFRKRNVKPLLHLVPVSNINNCLKKHFRDL
- the LOC127149830 gene encoding folate transporter 1, chloroplastic-like isoform X3, with protein sequence MQLQSPLHQAQPFSGLYDAFRTILREEGFAALYKGIVPGLMLVSHGAIQFTVYEELRKVIANSRSKGTRVDAQSSGELLNSGDYAVLGGTSKIAAMLLTYPFQVIRARLLQFRKRNVKPLLHLVPVSNINNCLKKHFRDL